The Candidatus Methylomirabilota bacterium genomic sequence TCTGGCTGGTGCTCAGGAGGAGGACCACCCAGAGGGACATGAGGACGACGAGGGGGAAAATTCTTCTGAAATTGGCCATGGGGGCGAGCACGTCGGTTTTCGACTCGCTCAATACCACCGTCCACTTTGGAACGCGAAAGCTGAACTTTAAGGGAATGGACCAGTAGCCTGCCAGGTATTCCGTTCCTTCGTGTCTCCATTCGAATCGACCCGACGCGCCGCGTGCCATTTCATCCGCCACCCGCTTCGGAAAAGACACCGTGCCGGGAAGTGAACAGAAGATCAGCGTGTTTGAGTGATCCAGCACGCACAGTTCGGTCATGGGGGGCAATGTATTCTGGTAATCGCCTATACCCCAGAGGTACATGGGATTGATTTCTCCCACCAGGAGGCCCTTCGTCGGCTGTTGAGGATCAAGCAGCCTGCCCATAAAAATCCGGGGCGGCATGCCTGGAGGATGTTGAGTGGCCACAAGGGTATGGCCGTCGTTGAGGATTTGTTTTTGCGCAAAGCTGAATTCGGGGAGATTCGGCACACGACCGAGGATGGCCGTGTACCTGCCGCCATCGGTGATTCGTGCCACCCCCTTGAACCGGTGTTGGAGATCTTTCCCAAACCCTGCAGGCACCGTCATGATGGGTCCCCCGGTGCCTAGGGCGAGCTTGGAAGCCACCATCTCCATCTCAGCGTCCAAAAACTGCAGCCGCTCGAAGATGCTAAGCCCCACGGCCTTGCTCGCCTGGTGGAGTCGTCTATGGCTCTGCGTATTCAGCTGGTTTGTTACTTGGCCGAATGAGATGAGTGCCAGTGCTGCAATGGGGAGGAGGGCGCAAAGAATGAACAGGATGAAGATTCGGCGCGCTACCTTACTGCGGAGAAATGTCGTATCGATTTTCACAATCTGTGCTCGGATCAGTACTCTGACGCTAGCCCCACGAATCCCCCGTCATTGGCACGGACGATGTCGTCCCGGCTCACCATGGCCGTCAGAGGGGGCTGACTTTGTCCATCTTCGCCTTTACTGTACAGATCATAGTCGGAATTGAGTGGGACCAGAAACTGGTCCTTCCGCACCTGTCCCAGTCCCTTTACAGTGGCGAAATCCAGATACTCATAGGGATTTCCATAGGGGTCTTCGAAATTTGCCCGCCCTACGTCGGCAAGGCTGAGCGGCGCGCTCCCGTTGAACAACTGATACGTACCGATCTCGCTACTCAATGTACGAATGTCCGCGATGGCCTTCGCGACTTTCGCCTTGTCGAGGGCTTCAAAGTACATGGGAACAGCAAGAGCGGCAAGCGTCGCCAATATCGCCAGGACGGCAAGCACTTCGATGGGCGTAAAAACACGACGATTCCTTTTCCGCCCATGATAAGCGAATAGGATCGTGCCATGGGACTATTCCCGCGTAGACAAATATCTTTGTATCATATGTGCTGGATATCTGGGTAGGCATATGTGTGATCCGCGAAGACTGATGCCCGGTGGGGGCATAGTCATCTGCTAATGATGGGTGACCCGTGAGGATTGCTCCGAAGTCGTTCCAGAGACAACAGCGGTCCCGCCTTCACCCTCCCCGCGTGTCTCCTCTGCGGGCATACGGAATTGGTCGATGCATTCCCTTAACTTTTGCATCTGGACCCCGAGAGCCGCGATTGTCTGATTGATGTCTTCGGCGGATCCGTTCTCGATACCTCCCTTGAGGTCGCTCAACACCGCCCGCACTTCCCGATGCTGTGTCTCAATACCTTTGATCTTCGTCCGCAGGCCTACGATCATCTCGTTGAGATGATCGGCTTCGTTTCCCAGATAGTCGTGCTTGCGAAGCGTCACCCGCCCGGAGAGATCGCCTGCCGCGATCGACTTGAAGGTGTTCCGGAAACGCATGAGTGGTCCCGCAATTCTGTGGGAAACAAAAATCGAGTGAATGGCAAAGAGCAGAAAAGCGATGAGCAGGGCTGGCCAGACCCGGGCGTGGAGGGACAAAAATTGGCTTGCCACGGCTTCCTGTTCGGAGAAAGAAAGCGTTTTGCTTTCGAGCTGGATAATCAGGGGGACGAAGAGGGTGGCGGAAAAGATCAAAAGAATGGCGAAGAAATAGAGGAGGTTGATTAATAAAAGCTGGTACTGGAAACGGTCTATGAGGATGTGTCTTCTTTTGTATGGGCGCTTGGCCATCTAACGTCTCTCTCTCGTCCAGGTGAAGTGCTTTTGATTTTTGAATCGGATGACGCCATGATTGGTTGGGGCATAGTAGATGGAAAACGTGTATTGCTGTCCCTCAAGATTGAGGTAGTGAATATTGTAGAGGACCCCTCCCTCATCATGGGTTTGTTCGATGCTCGCGACAGAATACGTGTCGGTGTTATTTTCTCTAGTTGCAAAGATAATTGCGTCTTTCTTGAATTCAAAAAAACGATCGGCGTACTTCGGTTCCGAGGTCTTCCACACTCCCAAGAGATCGTCCGGAATGGTTTTCTCAGTCGCGGGTTGACATCCGACAATCGCGGCGAGCAGGGTGAATATTAACAATGCCTGGCGCGAATTCATTTGCATATACCCTGGCTACGTGCGGAGGAGGTAGGTACAGGTGTCGTGAAATTCGGCAAAACTATTGCGGGCATTTGCGCCCCAATCGCTATATTGTAGACTATCGAGTGGATCAAACCTGGTCAGAAAATGGTATATGTTGCTAGTTATGTTGCAAGTCGCGGGCCAAGGACCTCGCCATCAGGCGATATTATCGGCCCGCCGGCACGGGTGTCAACACATCGGCAAGCCAGGCCTGGGAGGAGGCAGGTGTGTCGGGAATCCATCGGCCCGCAGGGGCTCTGTGAGGTTGTGATTCTTGTCCGCTTCAGGCCCAAGGAAGATATCCAAGGAGAGATACGGCTCTCGCACTTCGCCCGCGGGGACTTCCGGTGGAGTGAACTATGAATGCCGGTGAAGGGGAAGTCACCCTCTGCCCGTGGTGCGGGACCGCCGTGCCCGTGCCTCGACAGCCGTTCCCCGGGCCCGGCCAGGAGAGTTCGTTCCTCCGATGCCCCTGCGGCGCCATAGGGCTGCCCACCCTGGAGCCGAAATCGGACCGCTTGACCGTGGCCGAGAAACTCCTCGGGGTTTCGCGAAGGCTGTGGGCGGAACTGGCGTGGGGCCTGGAGAAAGTCGAGTGGCGAATGGTGGAGTGCTGGAGCCGTCTCCACAAGCTGGAAGAACTTATCTCTGGTCCAGAAGTCTGGGTGGCGCTTGTATGGGGTCGCAGGAGGTGAATCCAATCAATACATTATATCTTAGCGTCGATCTTCTTGTGGTTTCCAATGAACATATAAGGAGGAGGGGGGATGAGCAGGGCCTCAGGCACCTATACCAGACGTTTCATATACTGGGAGTATTGGGTAGCCCTTGCCGCCGTTCTGTTTGATGTGATCTCTTTTGTGGTGCCACTATTTGCATTGGCGTTTCTCGTGGTGCTACTACAGCCGCAGGGTTGGCGATGGATGGCGTCGGTTACC encodes the following:
- a CDS encoding prepilin-type cleavage/methylation domain-containing protein, whose translation is MLAVLAILATLAALAVPMYFEALDKAKVAKAIADIRTLSSEIGTYQLFNGSAPLSLADVGRANFEDPYGNPYEYLDFATVKGLGQVRKDQFLVPLNSDYDLYSKGEDGQSQPPLTAMVSRDDIVRANDGGFVGLASEY
- a CDS encoding methyl-accepting chemotaxis protein gives rise to the protein MAKRPYKRRHILIDRFQYQLLLINLLYFFAILLIFSATLFVPLIIQLESKTLSFSEQEAVASQFLSLHARVWPALLIAFLLFAIHSIFVSHRIAGPLMRFRNTFKSIAAGDLSGRVTLRKHDYLGNEADHLNEMIVGLRTKIKGIETQHREVRAVLSDLKGGIENGSAEDINQTIAALGVQMQKLRECIDQFRMPAEETRGEGEGGTAVVSGTTSEQSSRVTHH